Genomic segment of Niallia taxi:
TTATTATTTATCTCACTGCTTATTTATGGAGCGGGAACAGCAACAAATTTACAGGCACGCTATGCAGGCACTGACTTAGCAACAAGTAAACAGCGGGCAACGGCAGTCAGTATGACGATGGTTTTTACAACATTTGGAGCAGTAGCAGGTCCGAACCTAGTAAATGTTATGGGGAACCTTGCTAGTTCTATTGGTATCCCGTCCATTGCCGGTCCGTTCATTTTAGCGGCAGCGGCATATATTTTGGCAGGGCTTGTTCTTTTCTTGCTTCTACGGCCAGATCCGTTAATTATTGCTAGAAATTTAGCAGCAACTAACGAAGTTAACAAGAGTGTATTAACAACATCTGAAAATACAGAAGACAAAAGAGGAATACTTGTTGGTGCAGCCATAATGGTAATGACGCAAATCGTAATGGTAGCAATCATGACAATGACACCTGTGCATATGAGTCATCATGGCCATGGACTTGGTGCTGTAGGTCTTGTCATTGGTTTTCATATTGGTGCCATGTATTTGCCTTCACTTATTACAGGTTTCCTTGTTGATAAGCTAGGGAGAGTTTTTATGGCTATTGCCTCTGGAATAACATTACTCCTCGCAGGCTTAACCTCTGCTTTTGCACCAGCAGATTCCATGCTTCTTCTAATAATTGCTCTGTCTTTACTTGGATTAGGCTGGAACTTTGGCTTAATAAGTGGAACTGCCCTCATAGTCGATTCAACTGAAATGACGACTCGTGCAAAAAAACAAGGAACAGTTGATGTTCTAATTGCATTATCAGGAGCTGCTGGTGGTGCCTTATCCGGCATGATCGTTGCTGGCTCAAGTTATGCAACATTATCATTAATTGGCGGAGTTATATCCTTACTTCTAATTCCTGTAGTTATATGGGCTCGTGCAAAAAAATAACAGGATAACAAGTATGGTGAGTGCTCAATGAGAGCATTCGCCATTTTACTTTCTATTCAAAGTATGAAAACTCATGTGACAAAACAGTTTGGTTTTTTAGAAAATAACGAATTGCAAAATCCTACTTTTTAATAGAGTCTTTAATGGTTAATACAAAACTAACACAAGGAAGCAAAACGCTCATGGCAAACCTTCGTATGAAAGTGTTTTTAAAACGACGTTGCCAAAATAATGGCGGGCGAGCTTCTGCCACAGCCTTTGGTGCATATTTCAGCATGTCAGCTTGATATGCTTGCAATGCTAAAGCCGAATCATCATGCTTCACCAGCTTTTCTGCCAAGTTAACTGCGTCCAGTATGGAAGTGCTTGCACCAAGCCCGCTAGTTGGCGGCATAGGATGAATAGCATCTCCTATTAGTGTTATTTTACTGTGCTTCCACCAGGTAAGATTGCTAGGATACCAAAATGGAAAAGCAGCTGTCCTGCCTTTTTCAGAGTTATTGATAAGCTCTAGAAAGCTCTCGTCCCAGTGTCTAATTAGCTGGTATGCTTCTTTTTCAAGTTGATCAGAGGTTAATTTTCTGAAGCTTTTACGAAGCGTTTTATCTGTTGCTGCCACAGACCAAACAATATATGGGGCCTCCAAGATATCCAAGCCTGCTATTAATTCATTATTTGTTTTTGGTGCATGAACAGTTATAAACATGCCAATACCTTTTGGACCAACAGCGAAACCAGGTCCTTTAAAAAAATCCTTGTTAATAGTTAATCTTAACTGGGGAGTTAGCAATGACCTACCGGCAATCCCCATCACTCCTGCAAATTTTGCTGTTGAGCGACCAAGGAGTTGTTTGGCTACTGCTGAATGCACACCGTCTGCACCTACTAAAATATCAACCCTTTCACTTTGGGCGTTTGAAAAATGAAGGGTAATGCCAGACTCCTCTTCTTTGTAATGAGTGTATTGTGTATCCCAACGAATTACCTTTTCCAAGTCTATTGCTAATATTTTTCGTAAAGGAATTCTTCCGATCATAAGAAGATCTTCCTCATCTGTTTGACGAAAGCTAAGCTTTGTTTTTCCATGATGATTTAATATCGAAAATTGTTGGAATGATTCAGGACCAGTACCACTTAGTTTTAATAATTTTTCAATATTTTCAGGAAGATGTTTGCGAATTGATGCTAAAGCATCTTCACTTAAATGCAGACGGTAGCCACCGGTTTCTTCAGCAGATAGGTCGCGATCAAAGACGATAACTTCGATATTTTGTGCAAGAAGCGCTTGAGCCAACGTTAGTCCACCAATACCAGCACCAATTATACCAACTCTCATACACAATCCTCCATCATTAACTAGTTTTTTCGACTGTTTATCATATGCGAATTCACCGGAACATTATAACACCAACATAATTGTTAACTGAATGAAGGGATGATTAGCAGATATAATTGGTCGGTTAGAAGGAAGTTATTTTACTTTTTATGGATAATGTTTGAATAATGCTTATGTATTAAATTGAATATGAGTAAATAGTAGGGTAATATAGTGATATAAAAGTACTGGTTATAAGGTATATATTTACAGAAGACTGCGATTTCTAATATTTGTTATAATTATTCTGTTAATTTGAATTTTTGGATGGTGGAACATGGATGAGCACATGAACGATAAAGACCGGACAAACGAAGAAAGATTTCGGTTGTTAGTAGAGCATGTCAGTGATTGGATATGGGAAGTAGATGAAAATGGTATATATACGTATGCTAGTCCTCAAATTAAGGATATATTAGGGTATTCTCCAGCAGAGGTTATCGGAAAAACACCATTTCATTTGATGGAGCCTTTGGAAGGAAAACGTATTGCGCCAATTTTTGAGTACCATGTTGCCAATAAGCTGCCTATTAAAAGCTTAGAAAATATTAATCTTCATCGTGATGGCCATGAAGTAATATTAGAAACGAGTGGTTCTCCCATTATTAACGCGGATGGAAAATGTATTGGCTATAGAGGCATAGATAGAGACATTACTTTAAGAAAACAGCAAGAGCGCAGACAGCAGCAGCTCTTAGATATTATAGAAGCCTCTCCAGACTTTATTGCAACATTAGACACTGCCGGAAATAGTTTGTATTATAATCCAGCTGCACGTAAAATGCTTGGTATTAATCAAAAGGAAATCACTGGCGATAAAGTAACACAAAAATGGATTACAGACAAAATCAAAACAGTGGGTATTCCAACTGCAATAGAAAAAGGCCATTGGAAGGGGGAAACGACAATCTTTAAGGAAGATGGCGCAAAAATCCCAGTTTCTCAAATGATCGTGGCACATAAATCTGAAAATGGTGATGTTGAGTTTCTATCTACGATTGCTCACGATATATCAGAAAGAAAAGAGCTTGAAAAGGTAGTGTATTATCAAGCACATTATGACCCCTTAACAAATTTGCCAAACAGGAGATTTCTTCACAATAAATTGTCGAAATTGATTGAAAACCAAACACAGCACAAAGTTGCAGTGTTGTTTATGGACTTAGATAATTTTAAGGAAATCAATGATAATCTTGGTCATGAAATCGGAGATAAATTACTCAAAATGACAGCGGATCGTCTAAAAAGCGGTGTGAGAGAAGTAGACTTTGTTTGCCGATATGGCGGAGATGAGTTTATATTAATGCTGGAAAATATCCAATCTAATATAGAAGTGGAAGAAAGGGCAGAGCGGATTATAGAAGCATTCCAGGAGCCATTTCAATTTGACGGATTTTCATGGAAGATAAGCGGAAGTATAGGTATAAGTATCTTTCCAGATGATGGAGCCGATTTAGCGGCATTAATACAAAAAGCAGATAATGCGATGTATCAAATAAAACGAACCGGTAAAAATAATTTTTTAAGAGAATAGAAATGGGGGCTTCCTTTTAATAGGAGAGCTCCTTTTTATGTATTGAGTAGTTCAATTTGTCGTAACCAAGGTAAGTAGTATTAGCAATTTGGCATCTGAAAAGTATCCGTTTTAAAATAATAGAATATAACTTTTGTTAAATTGTGGAACCTTTTTGATGTTGATTCGTAATGTAAATAGGGTAAGTATTTATGCAGAGAAAAAAGGAATTATTTTGTACATAATTTATTGCTAATTATCTTCTGTATAGCTAGATTACTTACTTAAGATAGGAAGGATGATATGACTAAAAAAAGCTTGCTAATAAATATAATTGGGTGGATTTATATAACAGTTTTAACGGTCCTATACTATGCGGAAGAGTATCCATATTTAACGAGTGGTCTAAGTGGATTTATCATCTTCATGATTGGTTTATGCATGGTTATGTATAGTCCAAAGTTTGAAGCGGATTTTAGGAACTTGTTAAAAAAAAACCTGAAACACGTAAGCATAAGTAAAAAAAGACTTAGAGATAAAAAGTAATGTATTTAACTAATTACAACAATAGAATTAGACGTATAGGGGGGGCGTGGATATGTATGGTTTAAGTTTGTCTTTTGGACTGAAATTGCTATTATTAATTGTTCTTTTTTTATTAATAATATTTTTGTTTAATTATATTATGAGTAAAACATTAAAGGCAGATAGGAGAAAGTTATTTTCTGATAACCACATCAATGAAAAACATAAAATGATAGATTGGACACTAAGGATTATTACAATAGTTTGTCTACTTTTAATATTCCCTTTTAACATGGATGAAACGAAAAGCTATTGGTTTCTACAGCCGTGGATCATATTGAGCCTTTTTCTGTTTGTTTCTGAAATAGTAAGGGCTGTTGTGGAAAGGAAATATGCCGAAAACCCCAATGCTTATAAATTAACACTTAGTCAATTGATTTTTGTCATCATAATGGCTTTTACTTTATTCAAGACAGATTTTTGGGGATTATTATAGGCTATTAAGAAAAGCTGTTAAGTAATGGAGGATGGAAAGAAATTGATTACTGCTTTGACTT
This window contains:
- a CDS encoding MFS transporter, yielding MEDYSDRIHSYGNDLEKRKSLYKRTLFIVSISQVFGGAGLAAGVTVGALLAQQMLGTDAYAGLPSALFTLGSAGAALFVGRLSQRYGRRIGLTTGFIIGGLGAIGVIISAIINSIILLFISLLIYGAGTATNLQARYAGTDLATSKQRATAVSMTMVFTTFGAVAGPNLVNVMGNLASSIGIPSIAGPFILAAAAYILAGLVLFLLLRPDPLIIARNLAATNEVNKSVLTTSENTEDKRGILVGAAIMVMTQIVMVAIMTMTPVHMSHHGHGLGAVGLVIGFHIGAMYLPSLITGFLVDKLGRVFMAIASGITLLLAGLTSAFAPADSMLLLIIALSLLGLGWNFGLISGTALIVDSTEMTTRAKKQGTVDVLIALSGAAGGALSGMIVAGSSYATLSLIGGVISLLLIPVVIWARAKK
- a CDS encoding FAD-dependent oxidoreductase — translated: MRVGIIGAGIGGLTLAQALLAQNIEVIVFDRDLSAEETGGYRLHLSEDALASIRKHLPENIEKLLKLSGTGPESFQQFSILNHHGKTKLSFRQTDEEDLLMIGRIPLRKILAIDLEKVIRWDTQYTHYKEEESGITLHFSNAQSERVDILVGADGVHSAVAKQLLGRSTAKFAGVMGIAGRSLLTPQLRLTINKDFFKGPGFAVGPKGIGMFITVHAPKTNNELIAGLDILEAPYIVWSVAATDKTLRKSFRKLTSDQLEKEAYQLIRHWDESFLELINNSEKGRTAAFPFWYPSNLTWWKHSKITLIGDAIHPMPPTSGLGASTSILDAVNLAEKLVKHDDSALALQAYQADMLKYAPKAVAEARPPLFWQRRFKNTFIRRFAMSVLLPCVSFVLTIKDSIKK
- a CDS encoding sensor domain-containing protein, encoding MDEHMNDKDRTNEERFRLLVEHVSDWIWEVDENGIYTYASPQIKDILGYSPAEVIGKTPFHLMEPLEGKRIAPIFEYHVANKLPIKSLENINLHRDGHEVILETSGSPIINADGKCIGYRGIDRDITLRKQQERRQQQLLDIIEASPDFIATLDTAGNSLYYNPAARKMLGINQKEITGDKVTQKWITDKIKTVGIPTAIEKGHWKGETTIFKEDGAKIPVSQMIVAHKSENGDVEFLSTIAHDISERKELEKVVYYQAHYDPLTNLPNRRFLHNKLSKLIENQTQHKVAVLFMDLDNFKEINDNLGHEIGDKLLKMTADRLKSGVREVDFVCRYGGDEFILMLENIQSNIEVEERAERIIEAFQEPFQFDGFSWKISGSIGISIFPDDGADLAALIQKADNAMYQIKRTGKNNFLRE
- a CDS encoding DUF4181 domain-containing protein, producing MYGLSLSFGLKLLLLIVLFLLIIFLFNYIMSKTLKADRRKLFSDNHINEKHKMIDWTLRIITIVCLLLIFPFNMDETKSYWFLQPWIILSLFLFVSEIVRAVVERKYAENPNAYKLTLSQLIFVIIMAFTLFKTDFWGLL